Proteins found in one Polyodon spathula isolate WHYD16114869_AA chromosome 10, ASM1765450v1, whole genome shotgun sequence genomic segment:
- the LOC121322388 gene encoding ADP-ribosylation factor-like protein 5A isoform X1, with translation MGILFTKLWRLFNHQEHKVIIVGLDNAGKTTILYQFSMNEVVHTSPTIGSNVEEIVVNNTHFLMWDIGGQESLRSSWNTYYTNTEFVIVVVDSTDRERISVTRDELYRMLAHEDLKKAGLLIFANKQDVKGCMSVAEISQYLKLTSVKDHQWHIQACCALTGEGLCQGLEWMMSRLRVR, from the exons ATGGGAATCCTGTTCACCAAACTGTGGAGGCTGTTTAACCATCAAG agcacaAAGTCATTATCGTGGGTTTGGATAATGCTGGGAAGACGACAATTCTCTATCAGTT TTCAATGAATGAAGTGGTGCACACGTCCCCGACCATAGGCAGTAATGTTGAAGAGATTGTAGTCAATAATACACATTTCCTAATGTGGGACATTGGAGGCCAGGAGTCTCTTAGATCCTCTTGGAATACCTACTATACAAACACAGAG tttgtaattGTTGTCGTGGAcagcacagacagagagaggattTCCGTAACAAGAGACGAACTCTACAGAATGTTAGCACATGAG GATCTTAAAAAAGCAGGGTTGCTGATATTTGCAAACAAACAGGATGTCAAAGGCTGCATGTCAGTAGCTGAAATCTCCCAGTACCTGAAGCTGACCTCTGTTAAGGATCACCAGTGGCACATTCAGGCTTGTTGTGCCCTTACTGGAGAAGG